TTTTGACACAAAAGTTCCCACTGGAAGCCATATGAAGCTCCCAGTAAAACTTTTACAGAATGATTTTTAATTATTTATCGTAGAGATGAAAAAGTTTTGCAACAACTTTCCAAGCTCCATCAATTTTGATCAATGAATGGAAATCTGTAAAATTTTCATCGGCAGCATCATGTTCCATTTCGATACGAACAACTGCTGTAGTGGGTGTTTTGTGTAAAACCGTAAGATTGGTTTTGATATTGGGCGCCGCGCCAAATTTCTCCACATAGGTGTACAGATTATCTATACTTCCTTGCGACAGATCACTTCCTAAATGACCATACATGATCGCATCCT
This genomic interval from Chryseobacterium joostei contains the following:
- a CDS encoding nuclear transport factor 2 family protein; amino-acid sequence: MSANKNINTVQDYEDVLAAMEGYVHGLKTGNVAELKKTFHKDAIMYGHLGSDLSQGSIDNLYTYVEKFGAAPNIKTNLTVLHKTPTTAVVRIEMEHDAADENFTDFHSLIKIDGAWKVVAKLFHLYDK